cttgccagtgaattgcaccatggaaaggtaccagcccattttagctgagtgttctcagtccttgagtttgagaacgagacagtggtgctgcacagttgtgtaaaggacttggattcttggaggtgctttgattcaggtagtcttgaaggtgtcaacacaattgaattgtgaggtggacccaaataagatcccaaatacaagctgagtcccaggtatagtgttcctggctgatgtcagctttaatggccaagCCATATTGGTGGCCTGAAGCCACAAGTGTGGAATTTAGGAAATAGTTGAAatctctgcagaacagaactcTTGGTGACTGTTGAAGGCTTCATGAACAGCATTGccacatcttttctttttttttaattcatcaaTTTTTTGTAGGCGAACACCAGGACTATGAGacttggaaagagcagctttagacACGGGCCCGCTGCAGCAGCAACTTCTGGGATCGAGCAAAGTAGAAAAACAACGGCCACCTGAGTTATTTATTGTAGGGGTTGCCCCCCCTGAGCTGTGTATTTTTCCTGACCCACGGGGGTCCCGGGGTTCAGCCATGATGTTGCCTGAAAACTGggactgctcagggctggagcgcggccccagcacagcctctcccagagaaggacagggcagaggggctctgggctgtgggcagcgagggccagctgggctggctggcAGCTCCGGGCACCTCTGGGGCTGTCAGAGAGGGGCTGTTCCAGGGCCCTTTGGGCTTCTGGGGGCTTCTTTGGTCTGATTCTGTAGAAGAGACACAGAACTGAGGCAAGAGCAGCAGGACTACAGCTCCTGGCCCCTCAGATGGACCAATACGGCcgctcagctgggctgtgccagcagatgACAGCTCCCAGCATGCTGAGGAGCCTGATCcttccagctggatccctggggtagtttagtctaggccttccttggtgaatCCAAGGAATCTCCCTGGGTGCCATCGTCCCCACTTCATCCCTAAGCCTCCCTCAAGactctgccagcctggcagggtcactcagccacccctggggcagctcgGGGTGCCACGCAGGGGTCTGGGGTGTGGCGAAGGCCTTGGGAGGGCTCCTGAGCGGCCTGGTGCTGGAAGAGCTGTTGAGTGGggaaaagctcttgctggtcagtgggagaaagagaaaaggcgACAAAAGCCATGGTTTCTGTTAAGCTTGAGCAAACGTTATGCATTTAATGTGACTGAAGGGCTCTGAGgccaggctctgcagtgtggggACAGGAAAGGGATGTCCTGGGGGCACGCAGGGCTGTCTGAACATGGGGCTCCTTGGGATGTCCCAAGGAGACATGAGAACAAAGTGGGGCCTGGAGACACTCTGAGGGCAGCTGAGTGCCAAGGGCTGAGGCAggcctgtgtccccagggacaccctgcctgttcctgcctgcGTGGTGGCTCCCTGGGACCCGTTGCTGGGGGCAGGTGCCATGTCAACAAGCACTGGGACCTGTGGCTAGTGGCCGGTAGCGGGTCACAGaggggccctttgtgacacccACTGCAGCAGGTGTGCTCAGCGCGGCCGTGGCCCACGGTGGGTCAGTGTCCGTCAGGACGGCGACCGGACAGGAGAGGAGTGCGGTGCTGGCGAGAAGCCCCCGACTGCAGTCCACATCTTGTCCACGACCCTTGGTGGCCCCGTGGGAACTTGGCGTTTTGCTGAGGCGTTTTGCCGAAGCATTTTTGCCTGAGGCATTTGGGCCGAGGCCTTTTGGCTGAGGCGCTTTGcctgaggcactttgccttggcctttgggctgaggtcttttgccttggccttttggctgaggcCTTTTGCTGAGGCCTTTGGCTGTGGCcttttgccttggccttttggctgaggcCTTTTGCCTTGGCCTTTGGCTGTGGCcttttgccttggccttttggctgaggcactttgccttggccttttggctgaggcactttgccttggTTTTTTGGCTGAGGCCTTTTGCTGAGGCCTTTTGCCTGAGGCACTTTGCCTGAGGCGATTTGGCCGCAGCATTTTTCCCGAGGGTGTTCGACTCCACCATTCGGACGCCCTCCGTAGGCAGGCTCCCCTGTGTTCTTTGATTCACAGGATGGAGAAGAGACCCCCCGCCTGCCCCAGGCAGGCCTGGATGGAAGATAGCTCTTCCCAGGAGAGCCGCTCTccaggtctgcagcttccaTCCTCCTGCGAGGTGACCACCATGCAGCCCCTGAAGCTCGGTGAGTGAGgggccctgtggggctgggcagggctggggcccaCCAGCACACCCTGTAGCACACCAGGATCCTACTTTCCTGGCCAGCTGACAATGAGGGTCCCGGGGGTCAGCCATGATGTTGCCTGaaagctgggactgctcagggctggagcgtggccccagcacagcctctcccaaagaaggacagggcagaggggctctAGGCTGTGGGCAGCGAgggccagctgggctggcaggaggcagccgtGCTGTGGGAGCCTGGGCCTTTCCTGCCTGTCTGCCATTGCTTTCCTCAGCCCAGGACACTGGGGCTTTCCCAGGcatggcagctcctctgctgggcACCCTCCAGCCAGAAGCTGCAAGGAAAGGCTGTGCCAAGGCAGTGGGCAGAGAGCTGGGTGGAGGGCAGatatcctctgccccctcctctCGCTggaccctctgcagctctccctgctccttccccccttAGATGCCAGCTGGTTGCCCATCTacaaggaggagcaggaagctgtTGATTCCATCCTGGCCTTTGTCACCAGCCCCAACAAGGTAACTGTGGCCAGCTGGagggtggctgtgctgctgtctgctggcaggggctctgctgccgggctgctggaggggtgctggcagggcagggctgcttctcCCGCAGGGCACTGCACCCCCTGTGCTGTGGTCCCGCTGGCTGTGTCTGCCCACTCAcaatccgtgtttgtgtctctgtcccctggctggcaggaggagagagacaaGGCCACATTTCTCCAGAGCATCTCCGTGCTGTGCAGAAGCGCCTTGAACCATGGCCTGACCCAGGGCCTGGATTTGTTCTGTGACACGTACCAGCTGGCAGAGAACATCAAGGTGAGGGCACTCTGGGCAATGTGGTGAAGGGAGCAAAgccccctggcacaggcagcctgTGTGGACAGCGCTTGGGCGGGTCAGGGACTGGAGGCcctgggtgctggcagctgccaacAGGTGCCATCCGGTTGTGCTCTGCAGGCGCTGCTGGAAGAAGAGCCAAGGGACCAGCTGTGCACAGACCTTCGGCATCTTTCCATGCTGGCTCTGGAGAAATTGAGGTACCTGCCCATCTGTCACGGCCCCCCCGGCCCAGAGGTCCAATGCCACCTGCACGAGTTGTcgaggagctgctcccagcacccgTGTGCAACCCGtgtcctgccctctccctgcagcttggTGGACACAGCGCTGGAGGGCAAAGCCAAAAGCCTCCTCCGCACGTGTTTCTCAAGTGTCTtctggctgcctgcagagaaggaaatgccAAAAGCAGATCTTGCCCTCTATATCAAGGTAGGTGCTGGGTGAGCTCCAGgggcctccagcccctctggcctgCTCCCTGGCTACCCCATGgtgccacaggagcagggatcccaggcagggcagggtctTTCCCACCCTCATGCCTCTGTCCTTTTCCCATGGGCCTGGCCGCATCCCGTGCCACAGGCTGCTCTACCCCCTAAGACTGTCTATGcccatgtctctccagggaagtgtgggcatcctcctcctcctcctgtggcaTAGGGGGTTCAGATggctctcctggggctgggaggaacAACAGAATGACTGCCACTGCTCTCTGTGTTCCTTGCAGACCCTGAACTCCATGGACAGCATGCTGAGGACAATGGTGCTCAGCTTTCCGGCCTCTCGAGTCAgcgaggagctgcagggcatcTTGGAGGTCTGGCACAAGCAAAAAgggggggggtcccagggctgttcctcagccTGGAGGGGAGGGTTTGCCCACTGCTGGCTGAGTggtgcccagagcagtgctgaacAGGCAGAGTGCCCTGTAGGGAGGGTGCCCACCTCCTGTGGGGAAGCAGGGGCAGGCCCCAGGCTCTTGTggagcacaggggctgcagagggtggCACCTGCCCTCCTCCTTGGCCATGAGGTTGGCTCTGGGCCTGTGTGCCCGACCTGGGTGGGAATCCAGGGGCAGACACCCCACTGCAGACTttgctggaggggagaggaagccTTGAGGGATGGGGCGAGCGTGGCCcagcagtggagctgtgctgctggtgttggagtctgctcccagggctcaccctctgcttctcttgtcccagctgctgctggacttCACCAGATGCGAGAGAGAGGCTGTGAGGGAGAGGGCCATGGCAAGGATCGATGTGCTGGCCCGTGTGCTGTCTGACTATTCCACTCTGCAGGTAAGGACCAGGCCCCCTCCAGCCAGGCcctgcccccatccctgctgctctccatgccagggctgctgcccacaTGGCTGCTCTGAGAGATGGGGATGCAGGGCCCTGAAAAGCCTGGTCTCTCCAGGaatccagccctgggcagacTCTCAGATGGGGGGCTTTGGCACCACCTTTGTGCCCTCAGCCCTTCTGCTCATGCCTCCCTCATCCAGGCCAATGCCAATGCCAGAAGAGGCACTGCTGGACCTGTCTGCTCTGGGGAGATCCAGCTCCCGCTCCTAGGAAAGCTGCTGGGGCGTCTCATCCTTTTCCGGTTCTCCGAGGAACAGACAAGCTGTGCAGCTTTCCATGCTCTTTTTGCCCTGGCTGAGTTCATCTGTAAgtaaaaaaggcagagcagtgctgggctttATCTGCTCTATCTCCTGATAGATCTGCTTCCCGACCTCCTTTgcccctcccagctgcttcccagagctTCCCAGCTGCCACTTTGCTGCAGAGGCTGAGTGCTCTGCTCAAGGCCAggatctgcttgctgctgctctccttcctccccttcctttcaGGGGCTTGCAGCCTGCTGGTTTGTGGGCCCCACAGTCAAAGCCCCTCTTGACTTCCCTGTCCCAAAGCCACGTCTTCCCTGGTAGGGAAGAGCAGATCCCCCACCCTGGCTGGCCCCTCCAGTGCCTGTAGCAAGAAGCTGTTCCTGATGCCCTCCTGAAATCCTGGGCTGCTCCTGTCCTGCCCCCTGGCCAGCAGATGCCAGGGAGGTTTGGTGAGCTtgctggcaaagctgctctgccttcctgacTCTTGTGTGTTTGCCCCGGTGTTTAGTCGAATCCAGGCTAAAGGACAGAGCAGACCAAGTCCACTGGGAAGCCGTGACCACCTCCGCGCTGTGTTCTCTGAGCGCCAGGGACTGTGCCAAGGTAAGGAGCTGCGCCCTTGCTGGGACTCCTGTCCGTGGCACCAGCAGGGCACTGGTGTGAGCCAAAGGACCCCGCAGCAGTGGGGCTGGCGCGccctcagctccctggggagaggGTTCACGCCGTCcttgagcagggacagcacgaGGGCTGCACTCCAgtggcccagcagcagctttagCCCCAGCAGGAGCTCCAGTGCTCCTGGCCACCAGCAAGTCCCTGGTTCTCGGTGGggccagcagcctgtgcccatGAGCCCTCCTCCCCAAGCAGAAGGGCCCTCTCTGCTCATCTTCTGCCatgcagggactgcaggcactgctgccagctttgctgtgggcactgctgtcAGCAGTGGTGGGCACATCCAGCCAGGGCCCCTcaagctgctcagccaagcagcaccatcAGGGCACTCAGCACaacatctcttccttccttgctgCCATAGACCTTTGGAAAATACCTGCAGTCCCACGAGAGGACGGATGTCATCCTCGTGGCCATCGAGGCGTTGGGAGATGCCAGCATCCTCGACCAGCAGGTGCCCAGCAGCCTGCTGGATGTGGCCTTGGAAGACCCGAACGTCTGGCTGACGGACGTAAGTGGCCTGTGGCTGCATTGTCGTGCCCTTCAGCCCTCTTGGGCCTTGttcctccctgcatccctccctcccaagcACAGGTGACTTGGGCCCCCCAAGCCACCtcaaggcagcagagaggaatgGGAAGGGCAACTGAGCACATGGCTGCACTCCGGGGGCAGTGCCATCCTCACCTGTATCCCCTGCAGGCACCCAAGATAGTCAGCAGCATCCTTGAGAGCCTGCCATactgcagcacacaggcagcGTGGGAGAAAGCAGAGTCACTGCTTCGCCTGATGACCAACCTGTACCCCACCACAGTGGTCATCCTCCTGTGCAAGGCGGCTCTTCAAGGAGACAGGTACTGGCCCTGATGGCCTTGAGGGTGGGCTTGTTCCCTGTGGGGAAAGGGACCCCGAGACTCTCTGGCTGCCAGAGCCAAGGAATGCTGCGGGACAGCCTGCAGAGTCAGGCCCTCCATCCCCCCAcgctttccagccctgctggctggtCTGGCTTTACAGCAGccaaagctggcccagccagcccagagccagcacGGTGCTCCAGCCCCACGGGGAACACACCCTCAGCCCCGTCCTGCCCGCGCGGGCAGGGCCCCCGGGGACGTGCAGCCAGGGCTCCAAGGGGTAGGTTCTGgggggctgctccaggccaCAGCACTGTGGCTGAGGCAGCCCTGCTGACAGtgctctgccttccagcactgcgccggagctgtgggagctgatgTCCTCCATGCCGGAGACGCTGGCCAagatcttggagggctttgcCAACCTGCTGCACAGACAGTGCTTCCACTGCTCCGCAGAAGGCCCCCGCACCCAGCCCGTGGCTGTGAGTGACCACCAAAGGCCCTGGTCCCCTCCcgccagccctgcaggctctgctggccCCTCACAGCTCTGTTTGCTCCTGCAGTCATCCTCCAGGAAGGCTGAGTGGGAGGATTTGGCTGACGAGCCCGACATCGAGAGCCATCAGGGCTGTCCAAACGTCAGGACGGCcgggctgctgctggaagggctcGTTGGGCTGTCACAGAGAGCCGAGATGGTGAGCAGGGCGGTGTCAGGGGCAGCCCTGTCGGCAaacaggggctggggctgtgtggaaAGCAGTGGCTTGGCCTGGCCTGGGACTCAGAACGTGGGGTGACTGCTCCAAACgccctccctgccatggtggggcctggggtggctgcctggggagcttttcAGGCACGGCCCTCTTCACCCAATGGACATTCTCTTCTCTCTACAGGCCAGAAACATCGAACTCTTCCTGCCGGGCATGATGAAGATCCTGCAAGCTGGCAGCGAAGATGCCCAGATGAAGATCCTGCTGGCCTTGCAAAACGTTCTGCGTCAGCTGAAGAAGAGCAAGGCCAGCTTCATCGCTGTGCAGCTTGTGGGGAGGCTCCTGCCCCTCTTTGACTCGGTAAGGCTGATGTGGAGCCTGAGCCCCTCAGATGGGCGCTGGGCAACGACAGCtaccctgcagcccagccctgtgagcagcacttggagccagctctgctcccctgggctctcctGGGATGGCTTCTGGGCCGTGCAGCCCAGTGCTCCTTCTTCTGGGATGTGAGGCCGCAGCCGCTGCCCTCCCCACAGCCATGATCACGGCCCTCtgcactgtgggcagggagctgctgtttgcaaaactcccttttcctgcttcctgccaGGAGTGCAGTGAGCTGCGAGAGCTGTCCATCCGCATGCTCACggagctgctgcagttggtggtcggcagggatgagaagaggatgaggaaggaggtGTGGCGGGCACTGGTGCCTCTCCTCTTCCGCATGAGCGACCAGGTCCCCAGCGTGGCCAAGGTACAGCGCTGAAGGCTGAGCCCTGACACACAGAGGGCTGAGCtgacacccccagggcccttgGGCAtcggggcaggggctgctggcagcgggcagcgcttccccagcacagcctgtgggAAGGTCCGTGCGGAGCCAGCGCCAGCAGGGCCAGAGAAGCTGGCACGGCCCTGTGCAACACctgtcctgcctgctcctgcagggctcggcagcagcctgtgaccaccacgGCCTGAGCAGGGGCATCCCCACAGGCTGTGTCAGAGGCCAGGCCTTTGAGCCTCCATGCCTGTCCCCGAgggctgtccccaaaggctcccAGACATTTGGGCTAGGGCATGTCCCAGCTTCCTAAAGGCAGGATCCCCCAGGAACAAAGCCAAGATGTCTCCTTGCCCAGGCCCCCGGGCCATCCCTGAGCTCATGCTGTCCTGCAGGCCTCCAGGGAAGCCCTTCTTGCTGCCgcagagctgctgaagtggAAGACGCTCAAGcacctgctgcagagagagcGGCTGTGGGAGCTTGGAGCGTGCTTGGTAAGGACAAGCTGAGGGGcccaggctgggggaaggcTGCCCCCATCCCatgtctgggctgggggctctgcagctgggcagagcctggagctgcatcCCTGTTGCTGCCCTCAAGAACAGAGCCCCAGGGGCTCTTCTGCTGgcccctgtcccttccctgtagccagcaggaggggaggCCTCTCTGTCCCAGGGGGTGCTGGCGGGAGGCACTGCTCCAGCCAACTGCCCCAGTGACAGCCCTGGAGAGACATGCCttgttctctctgcagctgcagaagagcaggagcagggctgaagacTTCATCCACCAGAGCCTGCCCTACCTGCAGGACCCTCAGGCCAACGTGCGCCTGGCGGCCGTCAGGTTCATCGGTGAGTGCCAGCCCCTGCGGTGCCTCTGGGGCAGCCTGgcccctgtgccactgctgccccagcaacGAGGGGCagtcctggggctgccccagccccggccaccccgggcagggccttacctccctctgccagccctgcccacgcAGCGGGGCTTGGTGGCCGCCTTGCTcagtcccactgccctgagcttctgggggctcctgggctcagccctgctgagggggaggagggtaGGTCTGggggccctgctgctgggagcaggctggggagcaggggctaATGGAGCTCTGTGCCCAGGACTCATCACACGGCGCCTGAGGGAGCAGACCACGGAGAGTCAGGCTGACATCCTGAGTGGTGAGTGGGGAGTGTGGTCTGTCGGGAATCCAGAGGCTCTCTGCAGACGGGGGGGTTTTATCTGggctctgtttctttccctcacAGCACTTCAGCCCTTGGAGAATGACTGGGACATCTCTGtcagctccctggcagctcgGACAACCTCCATTCTGAGGAGTCCTTGCGTGCAG
This Pseudopipra pipra isolate bDixPip1 chromosome W, bDixPip1.hap1, whole genome shotgun sequence DNA region includes the following protein-coding sequences:
- the LOC135405516 gene encoding uncharacterized protein LOC135405516 isoform X1, producing MDSMLRTMVLSFPASRVSEELQGILELLLDFTRCEREAVRERAMARIDVLARVLSDYSTLQANANARRGTAGPVCSGEIQLPLLGKLLGRLILFRFSEEQTSCAAFHALFALAEFIFESRLKDRADQVHWEAVTTSALCSLSARDCAKASREALLAAAELLKWKTLKHLLQRERLWELGACLLQKSRSRAEDFIHQSLPYLQDPQANVRLAAVRFIGLITRRLREQTTESQADILSALQPLENDWDISVSSLAARTTSILRSPCVQQRPRGLLRALRCCWP
- the LOC135405516 gene encoding uncharacterized protein LOC135405516 isoform X2, producing MDSMLRTMVLSFPASRVSEELQGILELLLDFTRCEREAVRERAMARIDVLARVLSDYSTLQANANARRGTAGPVCSGEIQLPLLGKLLGRLILFRFSEEQTSCAAFHALFALAEFIFESRLKDRADQVHWEAVTTSALCSLSARDCAKTFGKYLQSHERTDVILVAIEALGDASILDQQVPSSLLDVALEDPNVWLTDVSGLWLHCRALQPSWALFLPASLPPKHR